aggagggacagagaggttgtgcaaagtcagggcacagatactcccgtagggcacagggcttcaagtttaaaagtattttttaggacaataactgcatcatctgctgaacagaccgcaggacagatcttggaataaaagcagctatccgaaggtacaagcggtttggggggggggggggggggggtcagattgtgggtacagagtcactttcactataccaggatccgcagtggattttcaaacttgcagtgtgaaatccgctgcggatcccgtacgtgtgaagctacccttagagttCTTTTACAGTTCTTCAGACACACCACCTGATATTCTCTTATGTCAATTCTCCTACCATTAAATGCGAGCAAAATTCCTCTTCACCAATAACTTCTTTCAGCCTGTTCTTCACTTTCTCAGCATCCATGACCCCTTGATGCCAGATTCCTGATTGTGGGAACATCAATTCCTTCTTCAGCCAAGTGCTGAAGAACAGTTAATGCTTTCCTAGTTTTTCTTTTAATGCTTTATATCATCGAGTACAATGATTTTTCGTTTCACTAAAGTGAAATTACAGTGGGTGCAGGAGGGTTTTCAATGAAAATAACAGAACACCAGAAAACTAACATATAGGCAAAAGTTCACAGGAACACCAGAAAACTAACATATAGGCAAAAGTTCATGAAATGTAACATCAGGATTATTACGTTtttcaaaaatgttaaaaaaatcatAATCCTAATGCATACTCAATGCTCTTTTTGTAGGGATTTCCCATTCCCCTATATTAATGGTTAAAAAATtaaacactacacacagtgcaaaCAACTGAACCTTACATCTAACCTGAGGGAGGCAGATATTTATCTCAATGTAGGGTAAAGACCTCCTTTAGTAAATTCTGTAATTCAGGTCCACAATTCCATGAAGGACCATATGAAAATCCCTAACATCCCCATCTATCTCTAGATTCAAAGAAATTTGACTTCCCTATAACTGCCTTCCAGGTTTCTCAGATTTACCTGATATCAGTATATCTCCAAATGGTGAATCCCCATTACACAAATCCATACTGATCAGGGAGCAGCAAAAAAGGCCTTACCTGTTCTGCTCCTCAGCATACACTCCCACACCAAGcatgtcctttaaaggggaactccaggtagaggttaaaaaaatgaaacttctgcagaagcataacacattacttacctgtctattccagtttttaaactaccaaaaatccatttgttttgggaggggggggggggggggtgttgttgtgtctctgttttgtgtttctgttcttcctggtttggcatttcccagaatgcaaagctttccctcatgtgatcatcacagcccccacctattacaatcagtaaaattagtgcagcagctgcttctggccggttagagatggtgaatcagtcagggggttgggttatccagccaagcctcctgtgacataatgcctgcatcatcagcaaacacacacaatgtgagacagaagcatgtaagatttgtctcctgggggggatagcaagtttttcttatccggagttccccttttagaggggaactccacataagaaaaatgtgttttctattaaaaggacattaaaagttatatagatgtgtctatacaatgtattaccatatctatacggttctgccacactggtagctgatagaaatccagaagaaaaatggcctctgtgccaattcacattgtctcctgctcccactgctctccccccttaggagaacAAAATTCTATTACTCtgtttcacattgtgtgtgtttgctgatgatgtagacagggtgcaaggtgtgatgtcccaggagacttggctggatcccccaatcccctgagtgattcaccatctctgaccggccagaagcatgtgctgcaaggactgtggactgtgatgaacagctgaggtaaAGTATTGCATCCTGGAACCagtattgcattctgggaactgctcaaccaggaagaacagaaacacaatacagaacaccccccccccaacaaatagatttttggtagtttcaaaactgggatagataggtaagtaatgcgttatgcttctgcagaagtttcattttttttaacctctacctggagttcccctttcaaAGTATACCTTTCAAAACAAGAGGGGGCTGTTGCCAGTTGCAATCATCACACTTGGGTGAAACCATACCTCCAGCAATGTCCAATAGCCACACAATGTAGCCACAGCATCGGGGATCAAGACAGGCAGAATGATTAAAAAGTGTGTAAAACACATTGAAAAATGTGGTGCAAGTCATGTAAACCAGTTTTTTGGTGCAAACTGCACCAGATTTTTGGCACAGACAGTTTTATCTTCCCCATTGTTCTTACATTTTTTGTATAGAATGTACAATGGCATTTGTAAGGGTTATATCATGTGTATGTTATACTGATGTTTCAACATACTCTCTGGGGCTTGGTAAGGTCCCTGTACACTTTCAcgatcagttatctctcccgcccaccgcctgtcctccccatacgcAGAAACATTCAGTAtggctgagtgttcctgtgttcttatctctcctgaaacaaaggggttggccataATTTTCCATCCTGCTCATCCCCTATCACcaacaacatcatctgtcagtggctgttcgagagagccccatacaccttagattgatggCCGAATACACTGAGTGGCAGGTTCAGCCATCTAAAGTTTAAGATGTGTGGGgaaaataatttttgcattaacaCGTTGCAAACCCATAGCTTTCTGTCTTTTCAAtgtcaatttattatggattctgcacagttctgctgttatctagatgcattcaccccacCAAACACATCGAATCATCAagtctcagtccactccgacaccgctccctgctcctgacCCCCGCCCTCCATGTCCGGATCACATGTCCTCCgtatcttcaatgggctgggttagcgattgtaaccctgcccactgaagtgaagaggacactgagacagtgacagctgctgctgatcactgtctccctccggACACTGTGTGCCCCCCGCCCATGAGCGTACCTGTGgccccccacactgtgccccctgaatgtGCCCCCCGACCCACCTGGTGCACCAACCCCCCCTCcgcccctgtgctcacccatggCATCCACCAAACCCCCCTTCGCTCACTCGCGGCATGTCAcctattcaactctgctatgccactGCTTCAACTCCGCGGCATGTCAtttcctcaactctgctatgtcgctaCCTGGagtggcatagcagagttgaggtagtgacagaGTTGAGTTAGTGACATAGCAATGtccctgcctcaactctgctatgccgctgccttaactctgctatgtcactacctctcctcaactctgctatatcttgtggatatcagctctgctacatcatggaccaatcaggcataggCATTCCATGataggagatgtagttttctggcctgcgccatgttggatatagatcgactttttaaaaaacttgtaactatggaacggcagcagctagaaacacgggagatggctcaaaatactcaggggaacttggtaagtaagaccagctaggtctGGGAGAATACCCCTTTGAATCATGGTTCCTGAGTTCATGGTTGGGTGCAGTGACTAATTTCTTGTAAGCTGATTACATATCTGAAAGGGCAGAATCATTTTGTGTTTCTTCCAGGAAGTGACCCCTGAAGTTATTAGGCAAGAATGGGCAAGAGCGAGTGTGTTTGGGGGACTTCTGCAATTGGTATGTGACACGCAGTGCTGTGGCTGCCTCTCTGAGCACTGGAAAGGAAGGAAAAAGAAAGCTGGAAAGAATTAAAGGATTATTTCTATCTTTACATTCATGTTATATCTACAGGGTATCCCATAAAAGATACCAATATCAAAGGGCCCCATTGAGCCTTGTTGAGGCCACTGAAGGTAATAGGAAGCCAAAAacagaaaatgccttttttttttgtagtttacaCAACTCTGTgagttacagtacactgtatcTATAACCCTCAAGTAATGGAAACAGTGTAGCTAGCCTGAACCTTTATGGGAATTATAAAAACTACACAGAACAGCCCCTTTAGCTGTTTTCAGCTTTCCATTAACCTCTGGAGGCTGCCTTGCCCCAGACAACCCACTGTCATAGTCCTGTTTATCCTATTCCTCATGCTTAATTTTTTTCGTTCTATGCCCCAAACAATTCAATTCTAATGAAATGATTGCCACCAGAAAAGCAGACCATGTTGTATGGCTGGATGCAAAACAGAGATATTATACTCCGgtttccataataataataataatagaaaaaaaccCAGCaggatgagagggggggggggggaggaacgaTGACACAGGGGGACGAGGACACGGGAAGAAGAGGGAGCCAGAGCCGGTTCGGACGGGGGGATGGCGGGGGGAGAACGAGGGAACCAAAGCCggatcagccggggggggggggggggggaggttcggGCGAGCGTGAGCATGGGGagagagggcagggggagggagggggagagcacagggaggacAATTTGGGGGACAGTAGAGAGCACCCAGAGGACGGACCGGGGAAACAACAGAAGTGAGGTctgggggaggatgatggcagaggcggcgggaggaggcaatgtgctgcagcctcctcctgccgcgtGATCTGTGGGAGACACAGAAACTTTcaatagacgctgcggtcgcaacaACCGCGACGTTTATGGGGTTTACTGTCCAGGGGGGAGCACGACTCCCCTCCggacagtggcagcaggaggagactgtGTGTCACAGCTtcttcctgctgcccgatctctgctagggacagtggggggaggcagggaaaccatgacgtccagggacgtcatgatgcagaatggcactgcttttcatgacgtccctggacgtcatattgggggaaggggttaaacatttctGTGaacttggtgtttttttccctttttctttaCACTGTCCACACTGCAGAAACAatattgttgtattttaatagacCAGTCAATTCTGAGTGCTATGCTAGATAAATATTTAAGAGATACCAAGGACGCCAATTTTAAAGTGTACAGATAGGAATATGACAGACGAAAACAAGAGGATGACATTGGGACAAGTTTgggttatttaatttttttttttttttcgggaaaACAGGTATGGGAAATATTTTGGTGGGTTGGGTAAAGGGAAAGAAGTATTTTTTTAAGGTTGTAGGATAAAAGGTAAGGAAGTTTTTTTTAAGGTTGTAGGGTAAAAGGAAAGAACGTTTTTCAGGTTGTAGGGTAAAGGGAAAGTTTTTTTTCAAGGTTTTCTTTTTCTTGCGTTTTGTTGTTGATGTTCTGTCTTTATTGTCTGTGCCTTTACACCATGTCTTCTCCTTGAGGCAGTGCTGGTTTCTTATTTTTCCACCACCACATGATGAAACTGAAAGGGATAAAAATGACTACCAGTTATTTGCTGTCTAAACATGAGATGAAATATTAATCCTCCATCAAACTGACATCAAGACTGGTGATTCTGATTGACCCATAACAGATCTATGTCTGCCAGATCAAGAGAAAAAATCCTATATTCTAACAGATCTTATGGCCTGTAATGGCATTGGTCAGGTGTCTACATTTTTTGCCTACCCTTTATAGGCAATGAAATACTAACAGAACTGAAGATAATTATAGAGAACCAATGGGCCTAATTTCacacattttttgttttagaAACAGAGAGGAAAACTCCATTGTGAACAGACATTATATAGAATCAGCTCCAAAAATGGCATAATACAGCAAATCTATCAGAATTTTCTGGTAAGAAATCCGGATAGATGTCAAtgaagtgtgaagggggcctcacaTGTTATTTTATTCTGACAGTGTAAGTGTTACTTACCATATTACAGCAGAGATCATAATCATGGTGATGGCTACAGCTCCACATACTGCCAGAAAAACCTTATTATTATGATGGTAATGATGGGTGACTTCTGGTGCTGGCAGCTTCGACACAGTCACAGGGAGCTCGAGGTCATCCAGAAGTGTAGGGAGTGGGTCATTTTCTGTCACTCCACTCAACTCTCCTGATCCTTCttctttaactaaaaaaaaaaaagtttgagtaGTAGAAACCATGAAGAAATGTAAAACAATATTTCAAGTCATCAACGAATTTCACAACAATTAAAGGCATTGACAAATATACGGgtaacataggtagaaaaacaagTCATCAAGTGGTTGAATGTTAGTATCAACTACTGTGTACTTACTTGGATAGCCCTCGGCACATGTGACCTTCTCCTCCTCACAGGTATCACAGCGAGTGTAGGTCTGCACAATTAAGCCTGGGGAAAAGCAATTGTTTTAAATATTTACAATGGTAAGGGGGCCTGAATGCTGCGGGTGGCGGGGGATCGTGGAAtcagggggagagaggacaggaCTGGGATGCTGGGGTTGGTAGGGGATGAtgttggggggagaggacaggatgTAGATGCCGGGGCAGCGGGGgatgaggttggggggggggggggaaccatcaATGTGTCTGTAGAAGAAATGGAAACCTGGACTACATTGTATTTAGCACATGACATGGCACTCACCTTCCTTGTTTCGGCAACTCCCTAAAAGGTGAAATATAGAAATTCAAATtgttagtggaaaaaaaaactgcatagcgacacactgaggctatgtttccactttgggaacatattggGCAAGTGCAGCTGGgctgtgatatacagtatacggccactaataatgatcatgagttTTATTATAAGTTGGCTATATAACAATATGGCCGCCTTTGCCCGATATGTTTCCGAAGTGGTAACAACCTAAATATGATATGATATACTTGTATATTACCCTAAATCTATATTTCATACAGTATTTGGCTATTTGAGATGTAAAATGGCCTTTGACAGATGTGTTACATTCCACTATAAAGCCCAGATACTAGCCATATTTTCCCAAATGTGTCTTACTTTCTGCAATTTCTGTGGCAAAGTATAGTATAGGGTTTGGGGACAGAATCCATGCCAATaaaccttccttttttttttcttttagcttgaaacatttacattttttgaaCCTTCAAATactctatgggccacatgtatcatcctgcgaacggatgattttcggcggaaagtgccgatttgcgtattattttatacgcaaatggccgatttgcaaataaaatattcgtaaatcggcactttctgccgaatacgccaggggggcggaaaggggtgtgtagtgggcggaacggagggcgcgcgatttaccatccgttctgcccaaatatacgccgaaaacctactccagtcctcagctggtgtaggttttcggcggtgcgcaccggcgcgcacgggatttatgtagaggcagtccgcctctacataaatctccgtagcgccggagctgcgggggcatttttaagtccggcgtaaaaaacgccggacttaataaatgcccccctatgggTTCATGCAGTATTTTGGGTCATACCAGTTTTGGGGTTCTATATGTGCTTTATATGTTTGCAAAACACCAACACACAGTAGATGCTATTTGCCCATATATGtcttttagtaaaataaaaacaatggatgcaagtttttgcccccccccccctttttttatgtAAAAGCAAAGTCAATGCTGCTGTGCAATACATCTGGTAGCAGAAAACCATATAGCAAGAAGCTGAATTTCAGCTCCTCATAATCTCAGTGTTCCCCATGGTTCTTCATAGCATTGCAGGTACATGTAATGCATTATCTTATCATTAGCATGGATCTTAACTGCCCAACAGAACCCCTGGCCTTGTTGCCATAGCAACCATATACTGTCCAGCTGCCAACATTGTAAATAAGTGGCTAAGTGGCTCTGCTACAACAGGTTTTCATCAAGAAAAGCCAGAATAAGTATCGGTATTAGATATAACAAGCAGGTGAATGCTGTGTATCTAATAACAATGCTGATTCTCTATAGACATGAAGAAATAGTTCTCTTACTTCTCTCCGCCTCCTCAACAATTTCCTTAATCCGTTCATGAAGTATTTGGAATTGAAACTGGATCTTGTGAAGCAGCTGGACGCCTGGAATACATGAAGACAGATAATATTGGCCGATATAAATCTCTTCTCCATTTTATTTCTGCTTATTTACATCACATTCTGTTAATCTACATTAAAAATTCTGCATTTACCTTTAAATCCAGTTTCCCTGATGATCTTCACCGTCTGCTTGTATTCAGACACAATGTCCGCTATGGCAAATTTATCTGAAAAACAATTATAAGAGTTAGTTCTTTATTAATTAGTTTTTTGAATTTTCATACGGATATTATAATAAAAGTAAGAAGATCATGTACCCATTATCTGGACTTCCTCTTCCAGGTATTCCATCAGCTGGGTTTGGGCAGCGTTGGCCAGCTGCTTAATGGTGGCATTACCCTTCAGGGTTTCCTGCAGCTGTTGGTTCTGGATAAGTATGGTGAATTCA
The nucleotide sequence above comes from Dendropsophus ebraccatus isolate aDenEbr1 chromosome 8, aDenEbr1.pat, whole genome shotgun sequence. Encoded proteins:
- the LOC138798625 gene encoding uncharacterized protein isoform X2; protein product: MTMRYLAITSMLVAHCLCCIPCDKRGKEAMDEFTILIQNQQLQETLKGNATIKQLANAAQTQLMEYLEEEVQIMDKFAIADIVSEYKQTVKIIRETGFKGVQLLHKIQFQFQILHERIKEIVEEAERSLIVQTYTRCDTCEEEKVTCAEGYPIKEEGSGELSGVTENDPLPTLLDDLELPVTVSKLPAPEVTHHYHHNNKVFLAVCGAVAITMIMISAVICFIMWWWKNKKPALPQGEDMV
- the LOC138798625 gene encoding uncharacterized protein isoform X1; amino-acid sequence: MTMRYLAITSMLVAHCLCCIPCDKRGKEAMDEFTILIQNQQLQETLKGNATIKQLANAAQTQLMEYLEEEVQIMDKFAIADIVSEYKQTVKIIRETGFKGVQLLHKIQFQFQILHERIKEIVEEAERRSCRNKEGLIVQTYTRCDTCEEEKVTCAEGYPIKEEGSGELSGVTENDPLPTLLDDLELPVTVSKLPAPEVTHHYHHNNKVFLAVCGAVAITMIMISAVICFIMWWWKNKKPALPQGEDMV